A DNA window from Clupea harengus unplaced genomic scaffold, Ch_v2.0.2, whole genome shotgun sequence contains the following coding sequences:
- the LOC122131065 gene encoding beta-1,3-galactosyl-O-glycosyl-glycoprotein beta-1,6-N-acetylglucosaminyltransferase 3-like, with product MEGLNKEDLSRLLKKKKHEGLPESFYLNSIKDCSAYIKDRGFLTVALSEEERDFPIAYSMVIHEKIEMFERLLRAVYTPQNVYCVHVDKKSPENFMRAVEAIVSCFPNVFVASKQERVVYASWSRVQADLNCMNDLMDSTVEWKYLINTCGTDFPIKTNTEMVRALKVLNGQNSLESEATPGHKKARWEYHHNVTESGVIRTGIKKSPPPISTPMFSGNAYFVLSREFVEHLFKNPEAKALIEWEKDTYSPDEHLWATLQRMPGMPGSSPPNNKYDMSDMNSIARLVKWIYHEGDVRRGASYPPCNGGNIRAVCVYGAGDLNWILRHQHLFANKFDPEVDDNALKCLEHYLRYKTLTGQSLQSAEKSHIMKR from the coding sequence ATGGAAGGACTTAATAAGGAGGATCTCAGCAGActtctgaagaagaaaaaacatgaaGGTTTGCCAGAGTCTTTCTATCTCAATTCAATAAAGGATTGCAGTGCTTACATCAAAGACAGGGGCTTTCTAACCGTAGCCctcagtgaagaagagagggactTTCCTATTGCCTATTCAATGGTGATCCATGAGAAGATCGAGATGTTTGAGAGGCTCCTCAGAGCTGTGTACACACCACAGAATgtgtactgtgtgcatgtggacaAGAAGTCTCCAGAAAACTTCATGAGGGCTGTGGAAGCCATTGTTTCTTGTtttccaaatgtgtttgtggcaaGCAAACAGGAGAGGGTTGTTTATGCCTCTTGGTCTCGAGTCCAAGCTGACCTGAACTGCATGAATGATCTGATGGACTCGACTGTCGAGTGGAAGTACCTTATCAATACCTGTGGAACTGACTTCCCCATCAAAACCAACACAGAGATGGTGCGAGCACTAAAAGTGCTAAATGGACAGAACAGCCTAGAGTCTGAGGCAACTCCTGGGCACAAGAAAGCTCGCTGGGAATACCACCATAATGTCACTGAGTCTGGTGTCATTCGGACTGGCATTAAGAAGAGCCCCCCTCCCATCAGTACCCCAATGTTCTCTGGAAATGCTTACTTTGTGCTGTCGAGAGAGTTTGTGGAGCACTTGTTTAAAAACCCAGaggctaaagctttgattgagTGGGAGAAGGACACATACAGTCCAGATGAGCACCTTTGGGCAACTCTTCAGCGAATGCCAGGTATGCCAGGGTCCAGCCCTCCCAACAACAAATACGACATGTCAGACATGAACTCCATAGCCCGTCTAGTGAAGTGGATTTATCATGAAGGAGATGTAAGGAGGGGGGCATCTTATCCCCCATGCAATGGAGGAAACataagagcagtgtgtgtgtatggtgccgGTGATCTCAACTGGATTCTCAGGCATCAGCATCTTTTTGCCAACAAATTTGACCCAGAAGTCGATGACAATGCACTTAAGTGCCTCGAGCATTACTTACGCTATAAAACTTTAACTGGTCAATCACTTCAGTCTGCTGAAAAATCACACATAATGAAAAGGTAA